Within Acidimicrobiales bacterium, the genomic segment CCCTGAGGGCTTGGGACCAAGCGGGCCCCGAGCTCCGGTGAGGGTCACAGGAGTGCCTTCTCAGGGATGCCGTTCGGGACGCTGCCGAACCGGCGCACCATGGCGTCGACGTTGAAGGAGGCGAGCAGGCGACCCTCCTCGTCATGGACCCGGCATTCCGAGTGGGTCATGCCGTCCCCGGCAAAGGTCGAGACGTGGTGGTAGAGCATCCAACGGTCAGCGCGGACATCGGCATGGAACGAGATGCCTATCGCGTTGATCCCCGTTGACAGAGTTCTGTGTGCCTGATCCTGGCCGAGCCCGGCGTGCGGCCGGAGGGCGGCGGCGATCGACATGTGGCCGGTGAACTGAGCCAGAAGGCCGGCGTGCATGCACGGGTCGTCCGGGACTTCATCGAACCTGACCCACGCGTCGATCACTGGCGGGCCGGTTGGTGCGTCGGGGTCGCCGTCGTATGCCCCGTCTGCCACGCGCACGTACCTGCCGGTGACCGCCATGTCGAACGGTTCACACTCGTCCGGGCGTGGGACATCCGGTGCCTCGACCTCGTGGCGCACGAGGTCAGCGGTACTCGCGTCCATCAGCACTGTTCCGCTGGCGCACATCCTGCCGGCCTGGGCCACGTCTGCCCTCACCGCGGCAAAGGTTCTTCCGGCGCTCAAATCGGCCATGCTGAAGGAAAGCGGTTCGGTGTCGTCGGCGACCCGAAAGAAGACCATGTGCGCCGAGACCGGGCGACGACCTTCGAAGCGGCGGCCGGCCGCGACTATGGCTTGGCCGAGCATCTGGCTCCCCTCGGCCACCGATCGCTCCTCGCTGCCTCTGGTGACGCTGACGAAGCGACCGTCGCCGTCGGGACGGACGTTCAGCACGTCTATGAGATCGGACGCATCACCCCACACGTGCCGTTTCACGAGAAAGTGCCGCTACGGACCTACAGCTGCCTTCGCCCGACGCACGCGCAGCTTCGATGGTTCCTGCTTCAGCCCAAGCGCGTTTATCAGCATCCGGGTCAGCTGGTCGACGCCCTCGTCGAAATCGCTGTCGATGCGGCCTTCGACGAACCACAGCTCCGGGAAGCGGCTTGTCATGGCTCCCATGACCGACGCGGCGATGACCGGATCGAGGTCGGGATCCGCCAGCCCTCGTCTCTGAAGCTGGGCGATTGCGCGCACGACCTGGCGGTTGTAGTGGTTGTGGCGTTCGATGCGGGCGGCCTTTATCTGATCGTCGTAGCGGTAAACCTGCTCGATGACTCCCATGATCCGGGCTTCGTCGCGGTAGCTCTCCATGTGGCGACGGACTGCCTCTCGTATCCGCTCCTGTGGAGACGCGCCAGAGCTTGGGTCGAGGATGACGTCGCCCAAAGGAGCGCTGAGCTGATTCTCCACCGATTCGGCGACCTCCCGGAACACCTCGTCTTTCGACTCGAAGTAGTGGTAGAAGGAGCCGTGGGACAGCCCGGCGTGTTCGGCAATGTCAGAGACGCGAGCGTTCAAGAATCCGCTTTCCTCAAACACCTCCTTGGCAGCCGCGACCAGGCGAGCCCTCGTATTGGCGCCCTTGCGCGAGCGAGGTCCGTTCGGCTTGTCGGTGCCGATTGGCTCAGAATTCGACAACCAAGGACTCCTGGGCTTACATCTTCCCGGTCAGGAATCGGGCGATGTCGGTCGCAGCCGGGTAGGACCCGGTGATGCCTGAGCTTATGTACCCGGCGTCGCTTATCAGGGTTATCCCGTTGAGGGCGACCGCAGCATCGCTGCACAGGAAGACCAACGGATAGGCCTGCTGCACCGGGGTCGAAGCTCCGATCCCGATATCGCCGCGGTAGTCCGCGCCAAAGCCGAGCCACAGCTCCTTGTTCGCCTGGGCCAGAGGGGTGTCCGTCGGTCCGGGGCAGATCGCGTTGATCCGGATTCCTCGCTTCAAGAACGGGTAGGCCTGACGGGCGACGTAGGCGCAGATGGCCTGCTTGCTCCACATGTAATCGGCATGCCCGTTGGTTTCGATCCATTTCGTCGCCGACTCAAAATCGGGCGTGTCCAGGTAATCGTTCAACTCGGCGAGGCTTGCTTCCCATCCGAGGCCCGCCGCCGAGGAGATGAACCCGATCGCCGATCCCTTCGGCATCGCGTCGGTTGCCAGGAGCCGATCGATCAGGTGACGGTGGCCTATGAAGTTGATCTTCTCGATCCCGGGGGTGCCGTCGGCAACGCCCGCGCACGAAAAGAGCGCGTCCACGGGCCCTCCGCACTCGTCGACTGCAGCGTCGATCGAGGCCGCATCGGCCAGGTTCACGCGAATGAACTTGGCGCCGTCGAGCGAGCTGTCGGCGATGTCCATCACCACGACCTCGGCTCCGGCGTCAAGTGCGAGCTCCGCTACTGCAGCCCCCATGCCGGTGGCTCCCCCGACGACGAGCGCGCGCTTGCCGCTGTACCGGAACGCATCGAACAGTGTCATTTGGCCTCCTTGCCGACTCGGGGTCGTGTCAAGCGACGACCCCTCGAACCTTCAGAGCTAGTTGTCACGCCGCGACCCCGCGGAAGCGCTGCGCGGCACATCCCGGAACGGGGTGTCCCGGTCAGGTGTCCGTTCCCTTGGCATGCCGAGCACGCGCTCGCTGATCACGTTGCGCGCCATCTCGGTCGTACCTCCCCCGATGCACGAGGCTTGGCGCATGACGAACTCGATTCCCGCGCCCGCAGCCTCGCCGTCGTCATTCGTCCACGCCGCGCCGGCGGATCCGGCCACCTCGCAGGAAATCGTGCGCGTGCGTGCGGCCGCGACTCCGTGGAAGAGCCGGCCGATCGCCGACGACTGGTCCGACATGGTGCCTGAACGAATACCCGCCGAGATCCTTTCCAGGAGCCGGCTCTCTACGATCTCCAGCATGCGCGCCTCGCCGACGAGGTCGCGGACCAGTCGGTCCTCAGATAGACCGCTGTCGCGCGCAACCTGTGCGACGGGTCTCATCACGCCGCCTCCCTGACCGGAGTCGGGAGGCCTGGTCACCAGGGGAGAGTTGTACAGCATTCGCTCGTGGAACATCCAGCGGACGCCGACCGTCCACCCCTCGTCGACCTCCCCGATCCTGTCGCTGTCAGGAACGCGAACGTCGGTGAGGAATTCCTGGCAGAACTCTTTGTCACCGTTGAGCATCTCGATCCGATGGATCTCGATCCCGGGCTGGTGGAGGGGGAGTATGAAGACGGTTAGGCCGCGGTGTTTGGGGACGTCCCAATTGGTTCGCGCGAGGCAAAGTCCCCAGTCCGACCACCACGCACCGGTCGTCCAGATCTTCGACCCGTTGAGAACCCACTCGTCACCGTCCCGGACAGCCGTCGTGAGCGCGGCCGCGACGTCGGAGCCGCCGCTAGGCTCGGAAAGGAGCTGCATCCAGAGCTCCTCGCCCCGGAGAATCGCGGGGAGGTGGGCTCGCTTCTGAGCGTCGGTACCGAACTCGAGGAGAACGGACGCGCAGGGTGAGAACGTTGGAACCTGGATGCGGGACGGGTATTCGTAGCCGCAGAGTTCTTCGTTGAGAGCTTGCTGGTGGGCTCGGGTCAAACCCTGACCCCCATACTCGGGAGACACGCAGACACCCGCTAGGCCTGCTTCGAATAGCTGTCGCTGGATGTCACGTTCCCGAGCGAT encodes:
- a CDS encoding acyl-CoA dehydrogenase family protein — translated: MTVDGIEDVESFRRRARNWISTNLEPRSNRPQARLGIVQNEDDDLAAIARERDIQRQLFEAGLAGVCVSPEYGGQGLTRAHQQALNEELCGYEYPSRIQVPTFSPCASVLLEFGTDAQKRAHLPAILRGEELWMQLLSEPSGGSDVAAALTTAVRDGDEWVLNGSKIWTTGAWWSDWGLCLARTNWDVPKHRGLTVFILPLHQPGIEIHRIEMLNGDKEFCQEFLTDVRVPDSDRIGEVDEGWTVGVRWMFHERMLYNSPLVTRPPDSGQGGGVMRPVAQVARDSGLSEDRLVRDLVGEARMLEIVESRLLERISAGIRSGTMSDQSSAIGRLFHGVAAARTRTISCEVAGSAGAAWTNDDGEAAGAGIEFVMRQASCIGGGTTEMARNVISERVLGMPRERTPDRDTPFRDVPRSASAGSRRDN
- a CDS encoding acyl-CoA thioesterase domain-containing protein, whose translation is MKRHVWGDASDLIDVLNVRPDGDGRFVSVTRGSEERSVAEGSQMLGQAIVAAGRRFEGRRPVSAHMVFFRVADDTEPLSFSMADLSAGRTFAAVRADVAQAGRMCASGTVLMDASTADLVRHEVEAPDVPRPDECEPFDMAVTGRYVRVADGAYDGDPDAPTGPPVIDAWVRFDEVPDDPCMHAGLLAQFTGHMSIAAALRPHAGLGQDQAHRTLSTGINAIGISFHADVRADRWMLYHHVSTFAGDGMTHSECRVHDEEGRLLASFNVDAMVRRFGSVPNGIPEKALL
- a CDS encoding TetR/AcrR family transcriptional regulator; this encodes MSNSEPIGTDKPNGPRSRKGANTRARLVAAAKEVFEESGFLNARVSDIAEHAGLSHGSFYHYFESKDEVFREVAESVENQLSAPLGDVILDPSSGASPQERIREAVRRHMESYRDEARIMGVIEQVYRYDDQIKAARIERHNHYNRQVVRAIAQLQRRGLADPDLDPVIAASVMGAMTSRFPELWFVEGRIDSDFDEGVDQLTRMLINALGLKQEPSKLRVRRAKAAVGP
- a CDS encoding SDR family oxidoreductase codes for the protein MTLFDAFRYSGKRALVVGGATGMGAAVAELALDAGAEVVVMDIADSSLDGAKFIRVNLADAASIDAAVDECGGPVDALFSCAGVADGTPGIEKINFIGHRHLIDRLLATDAMPKGSAIGFISSAAGLGWEASLAELNDYLDTPDFESATKWIETNGHADYMWSKQAICAYVARQAYPFLKRGIRINAICPGPTDTPLAQANKELWLGFGADYRGDIGIGASTPVQQAYPLVFLCSDAAVALNGITLISDAGYISSGITGSYPAATDIARFLTGKM